CTTCCAGAAGGACGGCACACAGCTCCACACCTCGGGGAAACGTAGCCTGGTGAAGCTCTCCAACAGCGGGTTGTAACACACCAGGGAGTCCCCCTCTGCTACGATGAACAGCAGATCCATGTGGGCGGCGGCGTGCATCACTCCCGCCAACGGCAGGACGTAAGGCTTCAATTGGCACTTCTGAGTCTTCGTGTCGAAGCACTGGATGAGTCGTGACGGCTTGGTGAAGAAGTCCATGTCGTTCTCTTCCCCCCCCAGTATGTAGATGGTTCCTCCCAGGTTAACCCCCGCCGCCCCGGACACCGCCGTATCCAGCTGGCTAGTCTCCGTCCACACGTTATCCTTCACCGTGTAGTAAATCACGGCGTTGGACAGTGTGTCCTGGAGCGTCTTACCTCCCAGACTATAGACGGCATCCTGGAGTGAGACTGAGACCATGGTGTGGCTGAGACGATCTCGGGGCAGCGGGGCACAGCGCTCCCAGTCCATGGTCTGCATGTTACACTTCCACATGCGGCGAGGGATGGACCCCCCTACCACGTAGAGGTCCGGCCCATGTTTACAGGCTGCTGTGATCTGGTGACACAGGCTGTTCTGGCCGCTGACGCTGATGGCATCGTCCTCGTCACAGTGCAGGGAAATGGCCAGGGAGTGGGTTCTCGTCTCCTCCTTACCTATCAGGTAGATGTGCACCATCTCACCGATCTCCTGCAAAGACACAGTGAGGGAATCAATAGTTACTACATGTATAACTAGAATGATATATACTAAAATTGTAAAACTAACATTTTTAGCTACGACCTCCGTAAAACTGGGTGCatctaaaaaaaaaagagaacacTGTACCTTGAGGTTCTCCTGGAGAACAGTGGAgaactcttctctctccaccttgTTGTGGTTGATCCAGGATTGGATGGCGACCGTGGGGTTCTGAGAGGTTGGAACACCGTCTGGACAACAGAAACACGGGTAAGGGCCTGACAAAATGGCCACCGTGGCATTACCCAGGTGGGTGATAAATATGGTGGTGGGGTAAGTTTCCCCCATTActatgtaaatcaaatcaagcaAGAAATCAATAAGTACCTTTGATAATGTCCATGAGGAGACAGAGTGGCAGGTTGAGGAACTCATCAGTCTGGTGAAGTTGGACCAGGTGGATCTTAGCACAATGTTTGGCTGCAGTATACAACTCCTGGTCACTGTGCCTGTCTGCCAGCCACATCACCTACAGCAGGAAGAAGTCAATCAACTGACAGTACTTCAAAAAGCTACCGTGTGGAACAAGATGACAAGATGGTAAAATTGACAGCAGCTACACAGATCCAGTACCTCGACGAATACAATTCACATTTCTATCTGAGTCCTTCCTATCTACAAAGGGAACACACATTTGCTCATTAATTCAGACACCAATGATTGGCTGTATCAGGTACAGGAAATAGAAACCCAGCCAATCAGCTCACCTGTAGGCAATTCTTGACATCTACGGTGCGTGACAGGAAGCGGGAGCATTCTTCAAACAGAGCAGTCAGCTGGTACATGTCAGCCATCTCATAGGTGTCCTGCAGCTCCTCCACTGTCAGCTTCACTGTCCCGTGGTAGATGTAGTCAACCAGCAGCTGGAAGACTGATGCGCTGTATAGAAAATAGACTTTATTGTCCAATTGGTGAGAAACAACTCATTGAGCAGTTTATGGGTCAAGTGCCATGTGCAAAGGGCACAACGGCAGGCGATGGCACCAGGGATTAGAGACCAGCAGCCCTACCTGACGTCCTTCAGTTGGATGCTACGTGTGTGAGCCTCTCTCAGGTTGGATGTGAACATGGATCTAAAGAAGCTGCTCTGGGCTGACAGTACGAGGCGGTGCAGGTTAAAatccctcccctccaccttcaCCGTCACGTCAGCAAACAGGCCGTCCTGAAGACACGGGGATATAAGATGGAGGAACCGTTAATGTCATCATACCTCCGAAACTAATGCTGCACTGGGAGACAGACTTCAAATGAATGGAGCATATATTATTCCTTGGCCCTTTCTCAATTCATCTTTCCTTGATtactcacatcctctctccttgcctcctctTCAAACCCCATTGGAGATGAAGGCCTGAGGGGAGGGAACCTTCACCTCTTATAAGTTTTGAGGAGATAGGATGCGATGAATCAGAGAAAGTTGAATTGAGATTCCTTACCTGCAGACATAGGTCCATGATGCTCTGCACCACGCGGCTGGAGTGGGAGCGGTCTGTAAAGGTGTAACCTAGGAAGTAGTTCTCCTCTGCCACCAAAGAGCCTGCTCCTATACTCTGTCCCCCGAATCTGGCCCTGTCCCCACTGGACTCCATCTCACCAGCTAGCAGGGTTAGGCTACATGAGAACCATCGAGAAACACAATAGTTAGTGTGTATAGTTAAAAACACTGCCGGTTAAAGACAACTGAAAAATAACTAAAAAGCAGACTATAGACTACGAATGTGCAGAGATTTAAAACATGCTGGTTCGTGTTTCTATGCGAACTGAAATCACACTGGTTTTAACTGGACTAACGTTATGTATTATTTTTGGTTTACGAAACCAGAAAAATAGATAATGCTCATTCATTGACTGTCAGTAAAAGTTAGTTACTGTAGCAAGCGAAGCAACCAAACGGTACAAATCCTTACCGCGCCACTATTCTGACACCAAACACGCCGAGTTGTTTAACTAACAGTTTAATCAATATCAGATTCTGGTTTAAGATATAATTTATTGGCTAGTAAATCTTTTCAGCCTACCTTTGCTCCACTATCTGATCTATTTCATCATACGGAAGACGGCGTAATATTCACCGGAAGTAAACAAACCTTTTTCCTGGCCAGCTCAGCTGATGCTGATGCCAGAGATAGGTGCTGCCACTGTGTGGTGGAGATATGTTACAACAGTCTACttcattttttgtgtgtgtaaatCGCAGGTctccaatcctggtcctggggcacACAGGGTGTACCGAACTTTGTTTAACTACTACACATTCAGTCATAGACTTAGTGATGACCGTAGTTGAATCGTTGAATTGGGTGTGTAGGCCTACTAACGTGATGGAACataagcctgcacacccagtaggtCCCTTAGGACCAGGATGGAACAACTATGCTGTAAACTTATGAGCCAACTGGCCCTCATGCCTTTTTCCTAGGTGGAAGAATGTATGGCATTCTAGCCTAGACTCGTGGCTATCGGACTGAGTTTTATTGAAGAGTAGCAAAGGATAGAAGGAGACAGTGAAATCATCATGCAATCAGAGGTAT
This DNA window, taken from Oncorhynchus kisutch isolate 150728-3 linkage group LG22, Okis_V2, whole genome shotgun sequence, encodes the following:
- the kbtbd4 gene encoding kelch repeat and BTB domain-containing protein 4, yielding MESSGDRARFGGQSIGAGSLVAEENYFLGYTFTDRSHSSRVVQSIMDLCLQDGLFADVTVKVEGRDFNLHRLVLSAQSSFFRSMFTSNLREAHTRSIQLKDVSASVFQLLVDYIYHGTVKLTVEELQDTYEMADMYQLTALFEECSRFLSRTVDVKNCLQVMWLADRHSDQELYTAAKHCAKIHLVQLHQTDEFLNLPLCLLMDIIKDGVPTSQNPTVAIQSWINHNKVEREEFSTVLQENLKEIGEMVHIYLIGKEETRTHSLAISLHCDEDDAISVSGQNSLCHQITAACKHGPDLYVVGGSIPRRMWKCNMQTMDWERCAPLPRDRLSHTMVSVSLQDAVYSLGGKTLQDTLSNAVIYYTVKDNVWTETSQLDTAVSGAAGVNLGGTIYILGGEENDMDFFTKPSRLIQCFDTKTQKCQLKPYVLPLAGVMHAAAHMDLLFIVAEGDSLVCYNPLLESFTRLRFPEVWSCVPSFWKVASCNGSVYVFRERCTKGDAHTLKFNPATSAVTVIKGIKILLTNWQFVLA